Part of the Phragmites australis chromosome 23, lpPhrAust1.1, whole genome shotgun sequence genome is shown below.
ggtgaagtgcacatgaaataagccaaaactgcaccatatcccgtgctcgcatgtcttagccgcttgcagggacataggtggcaatgacggatcacagtacgtatcaccgtacttcacgatcgatgcattgaggagcacatggcttccaaagatgcggtcctttaacatcggaaccaactacaaatcgatcgagggccctaagtgggtaccttatccacgagcacgacgcacagatcctggaaggcctagatctacgaggctgcaaggtgacatggatgaagcagatgctgttgatggccttcgcaggtgcaaactttgcaaacaacctggacatgacaggaggacttgcccgacccgTCAGTAAACTATCAGCCCACTGTCAAACTGAACTATCTTAGAGACTTTGtattgtaaaatgttattcacctgttagttgtactacttattgtgcattatgtggtttgcactgtacccctttagacaagaagtgaccattgtattgtaaatgtaattttatttatttatttcgtgtttcttaaatattcatggatccgtgttttgatgcagagacagagcgtaggtagtcagtgagcaagaaatctatggcgggatcctctagtacaggctttccatggacacctgcaacgatcgctatagcacttaatgcctccttacaggttgtgcgcgaaggaaacgatgatccgttaaaggagaacaacataatccaagccgtggcgaaattgcatgcaagacccataTGTTCTAGGTTAACCGCGCCACTCCAATGtgtaaccaccgaggaccttagggccctcttgtatcaccggcgtcaaatgtatctgagggtccgcgaactggccgaccatccttctgtgataggtttctctaggaggcaaagaacgatagtaatgtcgccagaccagtatgcatcccatattcaggtatgtcatataaacatttggtcaccctatttatcttatttccattgattcgaacggtcctcttctgcgtcaggctttcccggaagacgaacagttgatgaacaaagaaatctcacacttcttgacgatgtgtatgctcttcggcgggggtgtgatgcctggttcgcgtagaagacgacgacagtcagcgaatcaaaggggtacagaggcgacctctacgaatcatccagataatgacgaggacaaagacgatgacgatttcatgccccccatgcctagacgttcgaacagaaatacaggagaaagttctaggaacactgcaagaggacgttcacgcacaacatcgagatgccatacaactgatagggaaataggacgtggtaccacctcggagaaacctcaagatgatgacgacgacgacgatttcatgccacaacgaccccgccctctgaggcttccatctccggaggacaccgatgaccctgaaaatgatgatggatttgctc
Proteins encoded:
- the LOC133906738 gene encoding uncharacterized protein LOC133906738, translating into MAGSSSTGFPWTPATIAIALNASLQVVREGNDDPLKENNIIQAVAKLHARPICSRLTAPLQCVTTEDLRALLYHRRQMYLRVRELADHPSVIGFSRRQRTIVMSPDQYASHIQAFPEDEQLMNKEISHFLTMCMLFGGGVMPGSRRRRRQSANQRGTEATSTNHPDNDEDKDDDDFMPPMPRRSNRNTGESSRNTARGRSRTTSRCHTTDREIGRGTTSEKPQDDDDDDDFMPQRPRPLRLPSPEDTDDPENDDGFARTHFYNFLEPPRRRQPSYPDSFDHRTWNSYANLRRHFPSP